GTCGGGCAGAACGACGAGCGGGCATGGGAGCTGGCCGCGCCCGTGCTGCTGGTGGCCGAGGCGGGCGGCTGTGTCACCGACCTGGCTGGGCGGCCCTGGACTGAGGGCCGGGTCACCGTCGCCAGCAACCGCCTGCTGCATGCGGCGGTGCTGGCCGCCATCCCGGGGCCGGCGGGGCGAGACCCGCCACGACCTGGCCGGGACCGCGGCAGCTAAGCCCTGCCCCACTCCGAATCCTCACATCCGCGATGGCAGCCGAGCCGCTGGCCTTGCCCTGACCCGTGTCTGAACCCACCTGACCGGCAGCCAACCAAGAGGACAGCCGATCCGATGCCTGCCGCGCCCCACCGTGCCCACCGCCTGGACGATGCTGGGCTGCGCTGGCGGCTCGGCGACCAGCGACACCCCTCCGTCGCCCCGTCCCAGGGTGCGCCGGGGCTGCCTCGGCTGCCCGATCACCTGCTGGACGCGCTGGTGACCATCGCCCGAGTGGATGGCCGGCTGCACCGTTACGCCCTGCGTCATGACGTGCTGGCCGGTCTGCTCGGCCGCGACCTCGTCGCCGGCTGCGGCCACGACCTGGTCGAGCTGACCCCGCTAGGGTTGCGAGTGGTGGCCAGCGTCGGGCTGGAGCGCATCCAGCAGCAAACCGCCGCCCGCCGTAGCCGCGTTCGGACCGGTTCGGGGGGGCAGGTGCGGTGGGCTGGCTGATCGTGGCCGGGTTGGTGTTCGTCGGCGCGTTGGCGCTGCTGTCGGACCTGCGGCTGCACCACACGGTCGTCACCAGCGCGCGCATCCAGGCCATCCTGCGCCGCTCCGAGGACGACCCCACCCCATGAGGCGGCTGGTCCGTCTGGCTGTGTCGGGCTGGGCGGCGGCCGGGCTGCCGTACCTGGCGATCGGTCCCGACCACGCCCGCCACCGCCTCTGGTCGGCTGCGGCGCGCGGCGACCGGGACCCGACGGCCGGGACCGGCGCGGAGAAGCCTGGTCCCGGCGGGGCAAGGGCCGACGGCGAGGTCGAGCGCGGCTCCTTCGCCGCCGGCCACCCCCCAACCCCCTCCGGCGCGCCAGCCGACCCCATCCTGTCCGTCAGGTACCGCCGGTCAAGGCCGCCTCGGCGAGGCCGTCAAAATGCGCATGAACAGCGGCGTAGGGATGCCGCCACCGGGCGCCCACGCCCGACCGCCCCCTTCGGCTACCGGGACGCAGCGGCGGCTGGCTGGCGGTGGCGGTGTGGGGCCGAGGGCTTCTGCGCCCGCCACATCTGCCTTCCGATCTGGCGGCACATCACCGCGGCCGACGTCGACCGGGTCGCCAAAGTCGTGATCTGCCAGCTGACATCGCCGCCCGTCACGACCCACCACGCGCCCGACACGCGCAGGCCGTTAGGCGGCGTCCACCCGTGCTGAGCAGGTCGGCCGATCGAACGTAGCGGCTACTCCCAGTCGACCCACCCCATGGTGGTCTGCAGCAGGTGGTCGTAGTCGCCGCTGGTGGCCTCCGCGAAGTAGTCGTCGATCTCGTCCTGGGGCACCCCGGCGCGGCGCAGCGCACCGGCGGTGCGGCCCAGGATCGCGAACGCGTTGCCGTCCTCGCCGGACAGCTGCACCTGGACGTCGGGGTAGCGCGGCTGGTGGGGATCCTCGGGCATGGTCACCTCCGATCAGGTTGCACGTTCCCGTGGGTGGTGCCGCCGGGCACGGCCGAATCTGGGGGACCGGCCTGTCTCCGCGGCCGGTCAAGGGTTTCGTGTCCGCCGCTGCTGTGGCGCGTTCCTCTTCCCTTCACCTGCCCTGGCCGACGGCTCGCGAGTCGACGACAGTGGCGGAGACCGTTGCGTTCCCGGGCGCTCGGCGCGACGCAGCCACGCATCCACAGCCGCTCCGGGCGGGCGACGACGCCCGACCTGTCACGCTGGTAGGAGCCGGTCGTGGCTGGCCTGCCACGGCGCGTGGGCCGGTCGTGGGCCGCGCACGGCCTGGCCGGTAGCAGGGGTTGCCGGCGGCCGCCGGGGCGGCCCTCACACTGGCGCGGGTGGCCTGTCGCCGGAGCGACGACCTGGCGGCGGGTGGTGGTCACGACCATCCTCGGCGGCGGACACCCCTGGCGTGGTCGTCGATGGCGTCCCAGTCGGGGCTGTCGGTCCAGGCCGGTTCGGCGACCGGCCGCCAGCCGCGGTCGAGGGCGGTGAGCACCCGCAGTCGTTCGGGTTGGATCACGTAGGCGTAGTCGACCCAGGCGGCGCGGGCGGTGTGGTCGGTGAGCGGCGGGCGGGGTGGGTCGTGGCGGCCGCCGTGGCAGTAGCACTGGTTGCGCAGGTCCTGGGGGTCATAGCCGGGCCGGTAGCCGGGTGGGGCGTCAAAGTCGCCGTGCAGCACCGACCAGCCGGCGGGGTGCTCGTCGATCAGGTAGCGGCAGGCAGCGTCGGGGTCGCCGTCGAAGTGGCCGGTGACTGCGTCGAACAGCACCCGGCCCTGGTGGGCGGGGTAGCCGTCGTTGTGGCAGTAGGTGCCGTGGAAGCCGCCGTCGGGGCTGGGGCGGGCGATGACGGATCGGGTGCTCACAGGCTGGCGCCTCCCTGCTGAGTGCTGGTGGGCTGGCTACCAGCCGAGCTGCTTGCGGACGGTCTCGGGGAGGTAGCCGAGCTGGGCGCCCTCACCGATATGGACGACCGGGTCGTCGTCGCCGGATTGCACCTGGACGGCGGCGTGGTCGCGATCGATGGCGTACTCAAACGGCCAGGCGGGCTGCTGGGCGAGGCGGACCTCGGCGTCAGGGTCGCAGGCTTCCAGCTCTTCGATCAGGTCGACGACGGTGACCTTGTCGGCGTGCATGGGCTTCCTCCTATCCGGGGGTGGCCGCTCTGGGGATGGCCGCTGGGATGGTCGAAGTCGTGGCCGCGAGCGCGTCGACGGGCCCGAACGGGGTTCCGCGGCGGCGGAGCGCCGGCCGGGCGGGCGCTGGGGTGGTCTGGTTAGCGCACGACGGTCCCGCCGTGGCTGGCGGCCCGGCGCAGGAACTCAAGCCAGGGGATCCACCACCCGATCGGCTCGCCCTGGTCGTCTTTGGCGACTTCGGGCGCGCGGGGCAGCGCCGCGCGCAGCTCCTGGGGGGTGATGATCCATTCGTGCAGGCCCTCGAGTTTGTGCTGGGCGATCACGCGGGCGCCGCACGGGGTCGGCGGCGGCCGCGCGGTAGTCGTTCAGGAACGCTTGGAGCCCGCCGCTGGGGGTGAACGGCTGGCGGGAGTTCGAGCGCCTCGTCGTAGGCGGCCCACTCGTCGTGGCTGGTGCCGTAGGCGGCGGGCTGGGGCAGACGCGGCGGGCGGGTCGGCTGGACCGCGCCGGCCTGGCGCAACCGGTCACAGGCCAGCCGGGTGGCGGTGTTGTTGAGCTGGTAGTAGGCGCCGCCGGTGCGCAGGTAGGCATCCCAGGCGGCACGGCGGTCGGCGTGGATGGCGACCGCGCGGAGGTCGGCAGCTGCAGGGTCATCGAGCAGGGGGTCGAAGGGCTTGACGCCGTGGGCGATGAGGTCGGCGTTGCGCTGGTCGGCGAGTTCGCTGGCCGCAAGCGCCGCGTGGTAGGCGTCGTTGTGGGCGTCGCGGAGCTCGTCGGGGATGTCGACCCAGTGGAAGCTGAACGCCATGGGCATCTCCTGCTTGGCGGTAGGGCGGGCCGGCGGGTCCGGGTCGCCGGGTGGGGTCGGTGACCTGGACGCGGCGGTCGGGGCGGAGGGTGGCGGGCTGGCTGCCGGGCAGCTTGCGGAGCTGGTCGCCGGCGTCGGGCGGCATTCACAGGGTCGATCGCGAGTCCCGGAGCCACGTCGACGGCTGGCCACGGGTTGCTGTGCATCGCCGGACGGCGCCCTGGTCGCCGGGCGCGGCCGCATGGAGGGGTCGTCGGTGACGACCAGCTCCACGCGGTCGCCTTCCTCGAACCTGGTCATGCGTGCCTCCCCTCTGTCGGGGTGGGGTGCTGGGCGGGGTCGTGGGGATACCAGGCGTCGGCGAGGGCCGCCAGTCGACGGCGTGGCCCGCTCCCGCCGACCGGCAGCCAGACCGCCTCGGCGGGGCCGCGGGGGGTGAGGGGGGCGGCGGTGGCGACCCGCACGGCCGGGTGGAGCAGCACGCGGCGGGCGGCCGCCTCCCGCGCCGGGGTCGGCAGCCACACCAGTAGCGGGGTGGCGATGCCGGTGGCGTGGGCCAGGTCGGCGTAGCCGGTGAGCTTGCCGGCCAGCCGCGCGGTTGGCTCGGTGCCCCGGTCGTACTCCAGGAAGAAGTCGACCTCGCCGACGCCCTGCTCGCGCCAGCGGCCGTAGGCGTCGGGGTGGACCAGGCTGCCCCAGCGCGCCGCGCACCGCTGCGCCGGCCACCAGGCCACCAGCACCGCGCCGGGCTGCTGGCGGGCGGCGCGTGCCAGCGCGCAGAAGAACCCGTTGACGCCGACGAGGTGGGCGAGCTGCTGCGAGGCCGCCAGCGAGAGCAGCCGGTCGCGGCGCCAGCCGAGCTGCTTTCTGGTGACGCCCCGCTCGGCGGCCAGCACCGCCGCCCCGGCGGGCCCGAGGACGTAATGGTAGGGGGCGCTACCCTGCCGCCGGTGGGGACGGAAGCGGTCCACCACGCCCAGCCGATGCAGGATGACGAGCCGGTGCTCGGCGGTGTCGGTGCCGGGGAAGGCCAGGTCGGTGAGCTGGCCGGTGGTGAGCACGCGATGCTCGGCCAGCAGCCGACACAGCATCCGGTCGCGGTCGGTGAGCCGGCCGGCCAGCCTCGCCAGCCGCTGCGGGGTCGTGCGGGCCCGGGCGGGCTGGCGGGGTCGCTGGTGGGTGGGCCGGGCGGCCGGGGTGGGCGGCGGCTGGTCGGTGGTCTGGTGATCGAGGTGCTGGTGCATCCCTGCCTCCGCTGAGGTGTGAGCCGGCGACCTCCCGCGGTCGCAGCGACGTACACGGTGCTGGGTGACCGGGTGCCCGAGTGATCGGGTGGGTTGCCGGCCGCTTCGGCGGCCGGGAGCGTGGTGCGGGGCCGGCATGCGGGCGCAGGCGAAACCCTTTGAGAGGAACGCCAGCGCCCGCATGCGGAACAGCGCCACCAGTCGCGACGTCAACCGCCGCGGCACAACGCCACCGTCCAGCGGAAACGGCCTGGTGGTGGCCTCCGAGCTTGACCCGGAGGCCTACCGGCACACCGGCCCACCGCCGACATGCCGCCGACCGGATGTTGGCGTGGCCAGGACGGCTCCCCCTGCCGCTCGGCCCCGGCGGTCCATTCACCCGGATCGCGCTTGGTCGGCGGTGCGGTCGCCGGTGGCTACCAGCCGAGCTGGGTGCGGGCGGGCTCGGGCAGGTAGCCGAGCGGCTCACCCTCCCGGAGGAAGACCACCGGCCCGTCCTCCAGGTCCAGGGCGGCGGCGGGATGGTCGGGGTCGACCGCGAACTGCAGCGGCCAGCTCGGCTGGTGGGCAAGGCGAACCTCCGCATGGGGGTCGCAGTCCTCCAGCGCCTGGATCAGCGCCTCGACGGTCAGCTTGTCGCTCCAGAG
This window of the Actinomycetes bacterium genome carries:
- a CDS encoding replication-relaxation family protein, which produces MHQHLDHQTTDQPPPTPAARPTHQRPRQPARARTTPQRLARLAGRLTDRDRMLCRLLAEHRVLTTGQLTDLAFPGTDTAEHRLVILHRLGVVDRFRPHRRQGSAPYHYVLGPAGAAVLAAERGVTRKQLGWRRDRLLSLAASQQLAHLVGVNGFFCALARAARQQPGAVLVAWWPAQRCAARWGSLVHPDAYGRWREQGVGEVDFFLEYDRGTEPTARLAGKLTGYADLAHATGIATPLLVWLPTPAREAAARRVLLHPAVRVATAAPLTPRGPAEAVWLPVGGSGPRRRLAALADAWYPHDPAQHPTPTEGRHA